The sequence CAACAACGTCTACAACATCCTCGACGGTTCGGCGGGAAAAGCGCCGAATTACGGTTTCATCGGGCAGCCCGGGTTCAGCTACGCGCAAGCGATGGACTTCGATCGCGAGAACGTCGTCAATCTCCACATCGGCATTCCGCACCGCGACTCGCCGCTGAAGGACGACATTCAGCTCCTCTACGTGACCGGCGGCATCGCGGCGCAGTTCTACAGTTCGGACAACGACATCGGCTACACGCCGGCGGTCGGCAACGCGACCGGCATCGGCTACCCGATGCCGTATCTCGACTCATTGAACTACAAAGGCCCGATGATGCAGGCGCCCAACCCGAACGACCTCTACACGTACTTCTTCCCGAGCAGCCCTTCGGGGCGTCCCGCCGGATCGCCGATCGGACCTAACGTTCGCGACGGCAACTGGAACGGCTACTCGATCGAGAAGCTGCAGTACCAGAAGAACCTCGACACGCACTCGTATCTGCGCGCGCTCGTCTACGGTGCGTACTCGACCTGGTTCATCAACGGTCCGCAGAGCGCGCAGCTCGTCTTCGGGTCGGATCCCGCCGACTACGAGGTGCTCGAGCACGGCTACGGCGCCAACCTCATCTACTCGAACCAGCTCTCGGCGAAAAACCTGTTGACGGCCGAGGCGACGTATATGACGCAGCGCCTGCAGACGTACAACGCGATGTACTCGTCGACCGATCCGTTTACGAACAGCCTCGCGCCGACCGGCTTGGGAACGACGCTCTCGAGTTACGGTCTCCCCGACGGCCAATGCTTCAATTACAAGACGGGTCAGCCGTGGAGCTGCTTCGCAAAGGCGAGCCAGGGCGGGTGTCTCTCGCCGGGCGGCTGTTATCCCGGCGAAGGCTCCTACAACTTCAATTTGACTCCGGGAACGGCGCCGGCGGGATCGCCCGCCGCGCTCGCCGGCGCGCGCTGGATGATGACCGAGAACGGCGCGAGCGCGCAGGTGGATAACGTGACGCCGCGATTCAACTCGTTCGCATTGACCGACCTATGGGAACCCAACGACCGGCTCGTCGTCAACGTCGGCGCGCGCTTCGACCGCTACGCCTACCTGACGAACAACCTCGAAGACGGCTATCCCGCGCGGCAGTTCTGGTTCGATGCCTACAACCGCGAGCATTGCGGCGCGCTCGGTTCGTCGCCGCAGTGGACGTGGGATCCCTCGACCGGCTCGTTCGGCCCGTGCAATCCGGGCCTCGCGCCGATGACCGATCCCGGCAACGGTCTCTACAACGTCGGCGCCGGCGAGCAGGTCGCCAACGTCTTCCAGCCGCGCTTTTCGTTTACGTACACGATCAACGCCGACACCGTGATCCGCGGATCGGCCGGCAAGTACGCGCGCGCTGAAGGCTCGTCGTACTACCAATACAACACGTATCAGCAAAACCTCGCATCGTTCATCGCGCAGTTCTATCCGTACGGCTATCACACGCCCGATCACGACATTTATCCGGATACGTCCGACAACTTCGACCTCTCGCTCGAGAAGCACGTGAGGGGCACGCAGCTCTCGTACAAGGTCACGCCGTTCTACCGCGACACGAGCAACGAGCTGCAGTTCCAGGCGATCAACCCGGTGGAGGGCACGCTCGCCGGCCTCAACGTCGGAACGCAGCGCTCGTACGGCGTCGAGCTCTCGTTGCAGTACGGCGACTTCAGCCGCAACGGGTTCTCGAGCCTCTTCTCGTACACGCACACCGAGAACCAGATCCGCTACAGCCCGATCAACGGCGTCAGCGTGATCGACGCGCTCAACCAGCAGATCGAGCTCTACAACTCCTACACCCACGCCTGCGCGAACGTGACGCGCGGCTCGGCAAACTGGGCGGCGTGCGGCAGCGGCGCCTATGCCGGCAACGCCGCCGCGACGCTGCTCAACTCGCAGTCCGGCACGCCGAATCAAGGGAAGCTGAAAATCCCCAACCCGTACTACGACGGCGCGCTGGAGCCGCTCTTCGACACCGGCGGCTGGTACACGCCCTACGACGTGATTCCCAGTCCGTTCAACGCGGCCAACGGCTACGAAGTGCCCGACGTCGCGTCGCTGATCCTCAACTACCGGCACAACCGCTGGGCGGTGACGCCGTCGTTCCATTTTGCGGACGGCTCCGACTACGGCTCGCCGCTGGTCTGGCCCGGCTACGTTCCGCAGTCGTGCTCGCGCGAGCCGGCGCGTACGCCGCTGACGCCGGGCGCGAGCTGTCCGGGCGGCGCCGCCGGCGCGATCTTCCTGCCCGATCCCTACAGCGCGCACTTCGATAACCTCGGCGCGTTCATGCAGCCGTCGGAGCTCTCGCTCAATTTGCAGACGAGCTACGAGTTGACGCCGCGGATGACGCTGACGATGCAGGCGGTCAACCTCTACAATCAATGCTTCCAGCGCGGCTACGCGTGGGACAATTCGGTGACGTGCGTCTACTCGAGTCTCCCGTCGAACATTCTAGCGCCGGCCGGCAACTTCATCAAGAATCCGCCGCAGCAGCTGCGCTATCCGTACGGAACGTTCTACAATATCACGGAGGTCGGCATCTCGTCGGTGAAGCAGCCGTTCGGATTCTTCGCCGACCTTAGCATCAAACTTTGAAGCGCGGCGCCTTCGTTCGCGGGGCGGGCGCGGCGCTCGGCGCGGCGGCCGCGCCGGACTTCGCGATTCGCGCCGCGTCGCGCGCGCTCGGGCGCGAGCGCATCGTCATCGTCGGCGGCGGCATCGCAGGTCTCGTGACCGCGATGCATCTGCGCGACGCCGGCATCGCCTCGACGATCTACGAGTCGTCGTCGCGCGTCGGCGGCCGGATGCACTCCGAGCGGCGCTATTGGGCCGCGGGGCAGCACACGGAGTGGTGCGGCGCGATGGTGGACTCGACGCACCTCAACATTCGCGGGCTCGCCAAGCGCTTCGGCCTCGGGCTGCTCGACACGCGCGCGGCGCGCCCGCCGCACGCGCGCGATACGTGCTACCTCGACGGCCGCTACTACGCGATGACCGACGCCGACCGCGACTTCGCGAAGATCTATCCGATCCTTCAGGCGCAGCTCGCCAAGGTGAACCCGACGACGACGTACGCCAACGCCACGCCCGAGGCGCGCCGCATCGACGCGACGAGCATGCGCGATTGGATCGTGCGCTACGTTCCCGGCGGCCTGGACTCGCAGCTCGGACGGCTGATCGCCGAGTCGTATCGCAATGAGTACGGCCGCGAGATCGAGGAACTCAGCGCGCTCAATCTCGTCATGCAGCTCGGCCAGCAACGCACGTGGGAGAAAGACCGCCACATGAACGTGCTCGGCTACTCCGACCAGCGCTACATCCTCGCCGACGGCAGCCAAGCGATCCCCGAGGCGATCGCGGCGCATCTCCCCGCGGGCACGATTCTCTTCGGCCGCCGGATGCTCTCGATCGAGCGCACCGCGCGCGGCGCCTACGAGCTGCGTTTCAATAACGCGGGCGCGATCGAGACGGTCCGTGCCGATCGCGTCGTCTTGGCGCTGCCGTTCATCGGTCTGCGCGGGCTCGACTACTCCGGCGCGGGCTTCGATTCGGCGAAGACGACCGCAATCGAGAGTCTCGGGTACGGCTATCACACGAAGCTCCACCTGCAGTTCGACCGCCGCGCGTGGATGCGGCCGGTGCATCCGTGGCCCGAGCCGACGAGCGGCCAGATCTGGACGACGCTGCGCGTTCAGAGCGCGCTCGACTTTTCGCTCGGCCAACGCGGCACGCAGGGGCTCATCGAGGTCTTCACCGCCGGCGGCGCCGCGATGGCCGACACGCCGCCGGTTCCATACGCGACGATCGGCGACTCCGAGGCGGTCGGGCGCCACGTACGCACGTTCTTCGAGCAGCTCGATCGCATCTGGCCCGGCGTCGCGCAGTATTGGAACGGCAAAGCGACGTTCGGAAACGCACAGGCCGATCCGAACATCCTCGCGAGTTACTCGTGCTGGCTCGTCGGGCAGTGCACGACGATCGCCGGCCACGAGGCGACGGTGCAAGGGCGCGTCCACTTCGCCGGCGAGCACACCTCGGTTGCGTACCAAGGTTTCATGGAAGGCGGCGCCGAGTCGGGTTACCGCGCGGCCGGCGAGATTCTCGCGGATTACGGGATAGGAACGAAGTCCCGAACG comes from Candidatus Binatia bacterium and encodes:
- a CDS encoding TonB-dependent receptor, which produces MALVALGLIATPLQARAGTTGTLLGRVTDAATHAPIAGATVTATSPSQVAQSVTDASGNYSFISLQPDTYTVSASKAAYDPQSLPGVSIVADQSARADLALQKTLKTIARTTARSGQSLVHSGVTSDVYSINSAGQKAAATLAGAGSLTQAYGAIAAAPGVNIPSNQQGWYQSVYIRGGDVDQVAYEFDGISTTRQSDLAPIATLSSLGNQEVQVYTGGTPATSNSSGLAGYINQVIKTGTYPGYASADLGIGGPAFYHQATVEAGGSTPDRLFTYYIGLSGTNQTFRYGNQFGAVSEPLYFYPLYVPTNNNVYNILDGSAGKAPNYGFIGQPGFSYAQAMDFDRENVVNLHIGIPHRDSPLKDDIQLLYVTGGIAAQFYSSDNDIGYTPAVGNATGIGYPMPYLDSLNYKGPMMQAPNPNDLYTYFFPSSPSGRPAGSPIGPNVRDGNWNGYSIEKLQYQKNLDTHSYLRALVYGAYSTWFINGPQSAQLVFGSDPADYEVLEHGYGANLIYSNQLSAKNLLTAEATYMTQRLQTYNAMYSSTDPFTNSLAPTGLGTTLSSYGLPDGQCFNYKTGQPWSCFAKASQGGCLSPGGCYPGEGSYNFNLTPGTAPAGSPAALAGARWMMTENGASAQVDNVTPRFNSFALTDLWEPNDRLVVNVGARFDRYAYLTNNLEDGYPARQFWFDAYNREHCGALGSSPQWTWDPSTGSFGPCNPGLAPMTDPGNGLYNVGAGEQVANVFQPRFSFTYTINADTVIRGSAGKYARAEGSSYYQYNTYQQNLASFIAQFYPYGYHTPDHDIYPDTSDNFDLSLEKHVRGTQLSYKVTPFYRDTSNELQFQAINPVEGTLAGLNVGTQRSYGVELSLQYGDFSRNGFSSLFSYTHTENQIRYSPINGVSVIDALNQQIELYNSYTHACANVTRGSANWAACGSGAYAGNAAATLLNSQSGTPNQGKLKIPNPYYDGALEPLFDTGGWYTPYDVIPSPFNAANGYEVPDVASLILNYRHNRWAVTPSFHFADGSDYGSPLVWPGYVPQSCSREPARTPLTPGASCPGGAAGAIFLPDPYSAHFDNLGAFMQPSELSLNLQTSYELTPRMTLTMQAVNLYNQCFQRGYAWDNSVTCVYSSLPSNILAPAGNFIKNPPQQLRYPYGTFYNITEVGISSVKQPFGFFADLSIKL
- a CDS encoding NAD(P)/FAD-dependent oxidoreductase, producing the protein MKRGAFVRGAGAALGAAAAPDFAIRAASRALGRERIVIVGGGIAGLVTAMHLRDAGIASTIYESSSRVGGRMHSERRYWAAGQHTEWCGAMVDSTHLNIRGLAKRFGLGLLDTRAARPPHARDTCYLDGRYYAMTDADRDFAKIYPILQAQLAKVNPTTTYANATPEARRIDATSMRDWIVRYVPGGLDSQLGRLIAESYRNEYGREIEELSALNLVMQLGQQRTWEKDRHMNVLGYSDQRYILADGSQAIPEAIAAHLPAGTILFGRRMLSIERTARGAYELRFNNAGAIETVRADRVVLALPFIGLRGLDYSGAGFDSAKTTAIESLGYGYHTKLHLQFDRRAWMRPVHPWPEPTSGQIWTTLRVQSALDFSLGQRGTQGLIEVFTAGGAAMADTPPVPYATIGDSEAVGRHVRTFFEQLDRIWPGVAQYWNGKATFGNAQADPNILASYSCWLVGQCTTIAGHEATVQGRVHFAGEHTSVAYQGFMEGGAESGYRAAGEILADYGIGTKSRTG